The Streptosporangiales bacterium genomic interval TCCAGAGCAGCGCACGCTCCTCGTCTGACGCCGCCACCCGGAGCTCGAACGCCCCCGCCTGCGCGCACCGCTCCTTCACCTGCTCGAAGGTGTGCTCCACCTCCGCGACCGGCCCGTCGATCTCGACGAGGAGCACGGCACCCGCACCCTCCGGGTAGCCGCAGCCGACGGCGACCTCGGCCGCCTCGATGGCCAGGGCGTCCATCATCTCGATCGCGGCGGGCACCACGCCGGCGCCGATGATGGAGCTGACCGCCTCCCCCGCGTCGTCGGTGCTGCGGAAGCCGGCGAGCAGGGTGCTGACCGCCTCCGGGTCGCGGGTGAGGCGAACGGTCACCTCGGTCGCGACGCCGAGAGTTCCCTCGGACCCGACGAACGCGCCGAGCACGTCGTAGCCGGGGTACTCGGCCGCCTTGCCGCCGAACCGCACGCGGTCGCCGTCCGGCGTCACGATCTCGGCGCCGGTGACGTGGTTGGTGGTGAACCCGTACTTCAGGCAGTGGGCGCCACCGGAGTTCTCCGCGACGTTGCCGCCGATGGAGCAGATCTGCTGGCTCGACGGGTCGGGCGCGTAGTGGAGCCCGTGCGGAGCAGCTGCCTTGCTGATCGCGAGGTTGATGACTCCTGGTTCGACGACGGCGCACGCGTCGTCGGGGTGGACGGACTTGATCGCGCGCATCTTCGCCGTGACGACGAGCACGCCCTCGGCATGCGGGAGCGCGCCGCCGGACAGTCCCGTGCCCGACCCGCGGGCGACGAACGGGACCCCGGCGGAGACGCAGGCGCTCACCGTCGCCTGGACGTCCTCGGCACTCTCCGCCAGCACGACGAGACCCGGTCGCACCCGGAAGTGGGCCAACCCGTCGCACGCGTATGTCTCGAGCTCGGCGGGATCGTCGATCACCTTGTGGGCACCGATCCTGGCGCGGATCTCGGTGCTCACGGGGACCAGACGCCCTGGTACCTGGGATTGCGTTCTCACCAGCAGGCCTCCGGGAGGGGTCACGGCGCCACAGCGGTGTCGATTGGCGGCATAGTGGTTTCCTACGAAACCCTTGGGGGGAAGCTATCACCGAGCACCGCCCGAGGTCCCGGGTGGACGACCCGTGACGCGTCCGTCCGGTGGGAGAGGCACGTCACGGCGAAGACAGGGGTGCGAGAGAGTGAAAGCGGAACAGGCGACCGATCCGGTCGCACATCACGGTGAGGGGCCGGTGTGGGACTCGGCCACGGGTCGGCTGCTGTCGGTCGACATGCTCGACGGTGACGTGCTCTTCCTCGACCCGGAGACGGGCACGACGACGCGCACCCACGTGCACTGCGTGGTCGGGTGCGTCCGGCCACGCAGGTCCGGTGGCTACGTCCTCGCGGTCGAGCGCGGATTCGCGTTCCTCGACGCCGACTCGCAGACGCCTGAGCTCATGCCGGAGCTGTGGACCGACAGGTACGTACGGATGAACGAGGGCGGCTGCGACCCGCAGGGACGCTTCTACTGCGGCTCGATGGCGTACGACCAGCGCGAGGGCAGGGGCACGGTGTGGCGGCTCGACACCGACGGCCACGCCGAGCACGTTCTCGAGGAGGTCACGGTCTCCAACGGGATCGTCTGGAGCCTCGACGGGTCGACGGTGTACTACATCGACACGCCCACGCGCCGGATCGACGCCTTCACCTTCGACGCCGACACGGGCCGGTTCGCCGACCGGCGTCCGTTCGTCACGGTGCCCGACGACGTCGAGGGCAAGCCGGACGGCATGACCATCGACACCGAGGGCGGGCTGTGGGTCGCGTTCTTCGGCGGGAGCTGCGTCCGCCGGTACGACACCACCGGCACGGTGCAGGAGCAGATCGACGTGCCGGTGACGCAGGTGACCGCCTGCGCGTTCGGCGGGCCCGACCTCGACGAGCTGTACATCAGCACCTCGAGCTACGGCCTCGGACACCACCACGAGGAGCCGGAAGCAGGCGCTCTCTTCCGCGCGCGGCCCGGTGCCACGGGCGTCCCTGTCGTCGCGTACGCCGGCTGACCGCGCGTCACGAGTCGCGGAGATGCAGGCACCGTCGCAGGAGCGCCGCAGACTCGTCTTCGTCGGCAGCGTCCTCGTCGACCTGGTCGTCCGGGTCGACGAGCTCCCCGGGCGGGGTGCGGACATCCTCGCGCGGGGCGCCCACGCCACGCCGGGCGCCGGCTTCGACGTGCTCGCCGCCGCCGCGAGACACGGCCTCCCCGCCGCGTTCGCCGGGCGGCACGGCGACGGCCCCTTCGGCTCCCGGGTCGAGGAGTCGCTCGCGGCCGAGGGGATCGACGTGCTGCTCCCGGCCACACACGGCGACGACACGGGCTTCCGAGTGGGACTCGTGGAGCGGGGCGGCGACCGCACGTTCGTGACCTGCGCGGGTGCCGAGTCGCGTCTCGACACCGCCGACCTCGCGGGGCTCCGGCTCGAGTCCACCGACGTCGTCCACGTCAGCGGGCGCGACCTCGCGCAGCCGGGCGCCGGCACGGCGATCGCCGGCTGGCTGCGCACCCTGCCCGCCGACATCGCGGTCTCGCTCGAGGTCGGTCCGCGTCACGACGACGTCCCGTCGGACGTGCACACCCGGGTGCTGCGCCGCTGCGACGTCGTCTCGATGCCGTTGTCGGCGACCGGCAGCCTGCTCGGCACGAGCGGGGTCAAGGCGGCGGCGGAGGCGCTCCACGACTACGCCCCACGCCTCACCGCGGCGGTGTTCCGTCGTGGCGTCGACGGCTGTTGGGCGTACGACGCGGAGTCGGGCAGCGCACCTGTCGAGGTGCCCGCGCCCCCGCTCGACCCGACCGACGGCACGCGCATGGACGGCACGCACACGGGCGTCGTGCTGGCCGGACTCGCTCGCGGCCTCCCCGTCGCGACGGCCGCGCTGCGGGCGAACGTCGCCGCGCTGCTCGGCGCGTCCGGCCGCGACGCCGCCGACATCGCATCCGCCGCCACCGTCGACCGCTTCCTCGGCACGAGGTGGAACGGATCCTGACCGTGCCCCGAACATCCATATGTCGCG includes:
- a CDS encoding FAD-binding protein gives rise to the protein MLVRTQSQVPGRLVPVSTEIRARIGAHKVIDDPAELETYACDGLAHFRVRPGLVVLAESAEDVQATVSACVSAGVPFVARGSGTGLSGGALPHAEGVLVVTAKMRAIKSVHPDDACAVVEPGVINLAISKAAAPHGLHYAPDPSSQQICSIGGNVAENSGGAHCLKYGFTTNHVTGAEIVTPDGDRVRFGGKAAEYPGYDVLGAFVGSEGTLGVATEVTVRLTRDPEAVSTLLAGFRSTDDAGEAVSSIIGAGVVPAAIEMMDALAIEAAEVAVGCGYPEGAGAVLLVEIDGPVAEVEHTFEQVKERCAQAGAFELRVAASDEERALLWTGRKSAFAAVGRISPNYIIQDGVIPRTTLPKVLHRMGELAEKSGVRVANVFHAGDGNLHPLVLFDARVEGEAERAEELSGAILDLCIEHGGSITGEHGVGVDKAKNMPRMFTADDLDTMQRLRCAFDPKGLANPGKIFPTPRMCGEVPRVHSADEPAVEGAEVM
- a CDS encoding SMP-30/gluconolactonase/LRE family protein produces the protein MKAEQATDPVAHHGEGPVWDSATGRLLSVDMLDGDVLFLDPETGTTTRTHVHCVVGCVRPRRSGGYVLAVERGFAFLDADSQTPELMPELWTDRYVRMNEGGCDPQGRFYCGSMAYDQREGRGTVWRLDTDGHAEHVLEEVTVSNGIVWSLDGSTVYYIDTPTRRIDAFTFDADTGRFADRRPFVTVPDDVEGKPDGMTIDTEGGLWVAFFGGSCVRRYDTTGTVQEQIDVPVTQVTACAFGGPDLDELYISTSSYGLGHHHEEPEAGALFRARPGATGVPVVAYAG
- a CDS encoding sugar kinase, with product MQAPSQERRRLVFVGSVLVDLVVRVDELPGRGADILARGAHATPGAGFDVLAAAARHGLPAAFAGRHGDGPFGSRVEESLAAEGIDVLLPATHGDDTGFRVGLVERGGDRTFVTCAGAESRLDTADLAGLRLESTDVVHVSGRDLAQPGAGTAIAGWLRTLPADIAVSLEVGPRHDDVPSDVHTRVLRRCDVVSMPLSATGSLLGTSGVKAAAEALHDYAPRLTAAVFRRGVDGCWAYDAESGSAPVEVPAPPLDPTDGTRMDGTHTGVVLAGLARGLPVATAALRANVAALLGASGRDAADIASAATVDRFLGTRWNGS